A stretch of Vigna angularis cultivar LongXiaoDou No.4 chromosome 4, ASM1680809v1, whole genome shotgun sequence DNA encodes these proteins:
- the LOC108331372 gene encoding sugar transport protein 5-like, producing the protein MAGGAFAVDTPNNGFAGKITLSIIISCIVAASSGLLFGYDIGISGGVTTMVPFLQKFFPDILRKAASSEVNMYCVYDSQVLTLFTSSLYLAGLISSLAASRVTMTLGRRNTILLGGTIFFIGGSLNGGAENIAMLILGRILLGFGVGFTNQATPLYLSEIAPAKWRGAFNAGFQFFISIGVVAAGCINYGTAKHTWGWRVSLGLAVVPAGVMTLGAFLITDTPSSLVERGKIDQARRALHKARGSSTDVEPELEELLRLSKVAKSVEQEPFKTIFERKYRPHLVMAFAIPFFQQMTGINIVAFYSPNLFQSVGLGHDAALLSAVILGAVNLASLLVSIGIVDRFGRRFLFITGGICMFLSQVAVSVLLAVSTGVHGTKDISKSNAVLVLVLLCFYTAGFGWSWGPLTWLIPSEIFPLKIRTTGQSIAIAVQFIVVFILSQTFLSMLCHFKFAAFLFYGGWIVVMTVFIIFFLPETKGIPLESMYSIWGKHWFWGRFVKEEAAQENLP; encoded by the exons ATGGCCGGTGGTGCCTTCGCTGTGGATACACCAAACAATGGTTTCGCTGGCAAGATCACGCTCTCAATTATCATCAGTTGCATCGTTGCTGCATCCAGTGGACTCCTTTTTGGATATGACATCGGAATTTCAG GAGGTGTGACAACAATGGTACCATTTCTGCAGAAATTCTTTCCGGACATACTGAGAAAGGCTGCTAGTTCGGAAGTAAATATGTATTGCGTTTACGACAGTCAAGTATTGACATTGTTTACGTCTTCTCTTTACCTAGCTGGGTTGATATCATCTCTTGCAGCTAGTCGTGTCACAATGACACTGGGACGAAGAAACACCATTCTCCTTGGTGGAACCATCTTTTTCATTGGTGGTTCCCTTAATGGAGGCGCTGAAAATATTGCCATGCTCATTTTAGGTCGTATCTTACTTGGTTTTGGAGTTGGTTTTACCAATCAA GCAACGCCGTTGTACCTTTCTGAAATCGCTCCAGCAAAATGGCGAGGAGCTTTCAACGCAGGGTTCCAATTCTTCATATCGATCGGAGTGGTCGCTGCAGGCTGCATAAACTATGGAACCGCAAAGCACACGTGGGGTTGGAGAGTCTCTCTTGGCCTGGCCGTGGTGCCTGCAGGAGTCATGACACTGGGTGCATTCCTTATAACTGACACCCCAAGTAGCTTGGTTGAGCGTGGCAAAATAGACCAAGCCAGAAGAGCCTTGCACAAAGCCAGGGGATCCTCCACCGATGTTGAACCCGAATTGGAAGAACTCCTTAGGTTGTCAAAAGTTGCAAAATCTGTGGAGCAGGAACCCTTCAAGACCATATTTGAGAGGAAGTATCGACCCCACTTGGTCATGGCTTTTGCTATCCCATTTTTTCAACAAATGACAGGAATTAACATAGTCGCATTTTATTCTCCTAACCTCTTTCAATCAGTGGGTTTGGGACACGATGCCGCTTTACTTTCTGCCGTTATCCTCGGAGCAGTCAACCTTGCTTCTCTTCTCGTCTCTATTGGTATTGTTGATCGGTTTGGGCGAAGGTTCCTGTTCATAACTGGCGGCATATGCATGTTTCTTTCCCAG GTTGCGGTGTCTGTTTTGCTAGCAGTGTCGACTGGTGTTCATGGTACAAAGGATATATCGAAGAGCAATGCAGTTCTGGTGTTGGTGCTACTGTGTTTCTACACTGCAGGATTTGGTTGGTCGTGGGGTCCTCTTACTTGGCTAATTCCAAGTGAAATTTTCCCCTTAAAAATCAGAACCACAGGACAAAGCATAGCTATTGCCGTGCAATTCATAGTCGTATTTATATTATCCCAGACATTCTTGTCAATGCTATGCCACTTTAAGTTTGCTGCCTTCTTGTTCTATGGGGGTTGGATTGTGGTGATGAccgtctttattatatttttcttgccAGAAACAAAAGGGATTCCTTTGGAATCAATGTACAGCATATGGGGTAAACACTGGTTCTGGGGTCGGTTTGTGAAAGAAGAAGCTGCCCAAGAAAATCTTCCTTGA